A single genomic interval of Chitinophaga sp. 180180018-3 harbors:
- a CDS encoding RagB/SusD family nutrient uptake outer membrane protein: protein MKLRLTYLLLLAITITHLSCDKQLSEPPRNARVEGTAITDEKTARISLNGVYYRLAGVNSNNVTYWLNHQMTGGMHTGMLGYAYGSFRDEFNENQNSQFSGGLWDENYQLLNAANGVIRGINAVSDHMFTGNRKNELLAESRFLRAYAHFKLLIYFAEWYKPGSPYGVLLRNELSTLSNIPKARSSVADSYQFILDDLDYAIANGPAANPAYYATKWTAMALKMRVLMSRGGQNDYTVVIDLANTVGQSGSYALENNLKDLFYVKGLNSKEVILGIKPQPNQEVFRYILSRQYYPGASGLYVAKQGFKDLFRNDPREAWMVGPLVPRAQATSPGARYFTKYIPYEGTPSQTTETSYAFRLTEVYLLQAEAIIRSGGSLPAAKTLIKTVMAKAGVSDFTVIDNASTPEELLLQNYYEILRNLTGEDGIEWMALLRLPFNTVRQLKPTITSQKQYILPIPLIEFLQNPVIGDQNPGYDR, encoded by the coding sequence ATGAAGTTACGTTTAACATATTTACTGTTGCTGGCTATTACCATCACTCACCTGTCATGTGATAAACAATTGAGCGAGCCACCCAGGAACGCCAGGGTGGAGGGTACGGCAATAACGGATGAAAAGACAGCCCGGATAAGCCTCAATGGTGTTTATTACCGCCTGGCAGGTGTGAACAGCAATAATGTAACATACTGGTTGAATCATCAGATGACCGGTGGTATGCATACCGGGATGCTGGGTTATGCTTACGGGTCGTTCAGAGATGAGTTTAATGAGAATCAGAATAGTCAATTTTCAGGAGGCCTCTGGGATGAAAATTATCAGTTGCTGAATGCTGCCAACGGTGTTATCCGGGGAATTAATGCAGTATCAGACCATATGTTTACCGGCAACCGCAAAAATGAACTGCTTGCTGAGAGTCGCTTCCTCAGGGCCTATGCACATTTCAAACTGCTGATCTATTTTGCTGAATGGTATAAACCCGGCAGCCCTTATGGCGTATTATTGAGAAATGAACTGTCTACCCTGAGTAACATCCCCAAAGCACGCAGCAGCGTTGCCGACAGTTATCAGTTTATACTCGATGATCTGGACTATGCTATCGCCAACGGGCCTGCTGCCAATCCTGCGTATTATGCCACCAAATGGACGGCCATGGCTTTAAAAATGAGAGTGCTGATGAGCCGCGGAGGACAAAACGATTATACGGTAGTCATCGACCTCGCTAATACGGTCGGGCAGTCCGGCTCCTATGCTTTGGAAAATAATCTGAAAGACCTTTTCTATGTAAAAGGCTTAAACAGCAAGGAGGTAATATTGGGTATCAAGCCCCAGCCAAACCAGGAAGTCTTTCGCTATATACTCAGCAGGCAATACTATCCGGGGGCATCCGGGCTTTATGTAGCTAAACAAGGATTTAAAGACCTGTTCCGTAACGACCCGCGGGAGGCGTGGATGGTGGGCCCGCTGGTGCCGCGTGCCCAGGCTACCAGCCCCGGCGCCAGGTATTTTACCAAATACATCCCCTATGAAGGCACGCCTTCCCAGACTACCGAAACTTCCTACGCTTTTCGTTTAACGGAAGTCTACCTGTTGCAGGCTGAAGCAATTATCCGTTCAGGCGGGAGCCTGCCTGCAGCAAAAACACTGATTAAAACGGTGATGGCAAAAGCGGGCGTGTCCGACTTTACTGTCATTGATAATGCTAGCACACCGGAAGAACTACTGTTGCAGAACTACTATGAAATACTGCGTAACCTGACAGGGGAAGATGGTATTGAATGGATGGCACTTTTGAGGCTACCGTTTAATACAGTGAGGCAATTAAAACCTACTATTACCAGCCAGAAACAATATATTCTTCCGATTCCCCTAATAGAATTTCTACAGAACCCTGTTATAGGAGATCAGAATCCAGGCTACGACAGATAG